The following proteins are encoded in a genomic region of Triticum dicoccoides isolate Atlit2015 ecotype Zavitan chromosome 1B, WEW_v2.0, whole genome shotgun sequence:
- the LOC119301005 gene encoding proline-rich receptor-like protein kinase PERK8, whose product MAAVHKSIAPAVLLLLLPLMLSFTASARHLTPTADYSVLRKVPRGPDPITSDPPPPPPAKSTHFPVLRKVPRGPDPITSDTPPPPATSVHFSVLRKVPRGPDPITSDPPPPPATSAHFSVLRKVPFRPDPIVSYAPPPPATSAHFSVLRKVPRGPDPITSDSPPPPPRDLSVLRKVPTGPNPETSDSPPPPPRDFSVLGKVPTGPNPETSDSPPPPPRDFSVLRKVPTGPNPATSDSPPPPPRDFSVLRKVPTGPNPVTSDLPSPPRLPAAASPA is encoded by the coding sequence ATGGCCGCCGTCCACAAGAGCATTGCACCGGCGGTACTCCTCCTTCTCCTGCCGCTGATGCTGTCTTTCACGGCGTCGGCACGGCACTTGACTCCCACCGCGGATTACTCGGTGCTGAGGAAGGTGCCTCGTGGACCAGACCCCATAACGTCCGacccaccgcctccgccgccagcCAAGAGCACACATTTTCCGGTGCTGAGGAAGGTGCCTCGTGGGCCAGACCCCATAACATCTGACACGCCCCCACCGCCGGCCACGAGCGTGCACTTCTCCGTGCTGAGGAAGGTGCCTCGTGGGCCGGACCCTATAACATCGgacccaccgccgccgccagccaccagCGCACACTTCTCGGTGCTTCGGAAGGTGCCTTTCAGACCAGATCCCATAGTATCTTATGCTCCACCGCCACCGGCGACAAGCGCTCACTTCTCGGTTCTCCGGAAGGTCCCCCGTGGGCCGGACCCCATCACGTCCGACTCACCGCCGCCACCTCCGAGGGACCTCTCGGTGCTCAGGAAGGTTCCTACCGGACCAAACCCAGAGACGTCCGACTCACCGCCACCACCTCCGAGGGACTTCTCGGTGCTCGGGAAGGTTCCTACCGGACCAAACCCAGAGACGTCCGACTCACCGCCACCACCTCCGAGGGATTTCTCGGTGCTCAGGAAGGTTCCTACCGGACCAAACCCGGCGACGTCCGACTCACCGCCACCACCTCCGAGGGACTTCTCGGTGCTCAGGAAGGTTCCTACCGGACCAAACCCGGTGACGTCCGACTTACCGTCGCCACCACGGCTGCCAGCTGCAGCTTCTCCGGCGTGA